In Akkermansia muciniphila, one DNA window encodes the following:
- a CDS encoding cell division protein FtsZ codes for MLEISPQGPSGLPGKICLCGIGAAGTKVMEEVLLLAPQPVSVCAMNLDARLLNASAVPCKVHLGARLTRGLGSGGDASVGTQAACESESSILRALEGSALTVLVAGLGGGTGSGVAPEAARLAKEQGAYVVSVVIRPFRFEGERRAAQADEALARLALYSDMVLRFDNDAMESLIDPDKGVLEAFSVVNALIARAVLIVPSLLNSSGTLLRVGLDDLLSVAGTGKGICTFGVGEASADASVADILDQVRHSPLFLEKRLGEVDDVLVLVRGGGSLTLQRLEDLVDGVAEILGRGVRLHIGASVAQQPEDRLSLTVLGVVPVVEPSVSPSVAFQREAEPQTVLVPEEKSFLGEGKTIIQPAPPAPVDEPERHPEPDLSVPVPKRDERELEEELVPVRPVSDMPDAQETLLESAPVAQSSETEAELESDTMPDIKELEEGLPPEEGEEERAGHGLFARVRPLILDGEDLDLPPALRKRKPDPS; via the coding sequence ATGCTGGAAATTTCTCCCCAGGGGCCGTCCGGCCTGCCCGGAAAAATCTGCCTGTGCGGCATTGGGGCCGCAGGAACCAAGGTAATGGAGGAAGTGCTGCTGCTGGCTCCCCAGCCAGTTTCCGTTTGCGCCATGAATCTTGATGCCCGGCTATTGAACGCCTCAGCCGTTCCGTGCAAGGTCCATTTGGGCGCCAGGCTTACCAGGGGACTCGGTTCCGGCGGAGATGCCTCCGTAGGAACTCAGGCGGCCTGTGAAAGCGAATCTTCCATTCTCCGTGCTTTGGAAGGCAGCGCGTTGACTGTTCTTGTCGCCGGGCTGGGAGGGGGAACGGGGTCCGGCGTAGCTCCGGAAGCGGCCCGCCTGGCCAAGGAGCAGGGGGCTTATGTCGTCAGCGTTGTCATCCGTCCCTTCAGGTTTGAAGGGGAACGGCGCGCTGCCCAGGCGGATGAAGCTTTGGCCCGGCTTGCCCTGTATTCCGACATGGTGCTGCGGTTTGATAATGACGCCATGGAAAGCCTCATAGACCCTGACAAGGGGGTGCTGGAAGCCTTTTCCGTGGTTAATGCCCTTATTGCCCGCGCCGTGCTTATTGTGCCGTCTCTGTTGAATTCTTCCGGAACTCTGCTTCGGGTGGGGCTGGACGACCTGCTCAGCGTAGCCGGAACGGGAAAAGGGATTTGCACCTTTGGCGTGGGTGAAGCGTCTGCGGATGCGTCCGTGGCGGATATATTGGACCAGGTCCGTCATTCACCGCTTTTTCTGGAAAAACGTTTGGGAGAAGTGGACGATGTCCTGGTTCTGGTGCGCGGCGGAGGTTCCCTGACGCTGCAGCGTCTGGAAGACCTGGTGGACGGTGTGGCGGAAATCCTGGGAAGGGGCGTGCGCCTCCACATCGGCGCTTCCGTGGCGCAGCAGCCGGAAGACCGCCTGTCCCTGACCGTGCTGGGCGTCGTGCCTGTGGTAGAGCCGTCTGTTTCCCCGTCTGTTGCGTTTCAGCGGGAGGCGGAGCCGCAGACAGTGCTTGTGCCGGAGGAAAAATCTTTCCTCGGAGAGGGAAAAACTATTATTCAGCCCGCGCCTCCTGCCCCGGTTGACGAACCGGAACGGCATCCGGAGCCGGACCTTTCTGTCCCCGTCCCCAAGAGGGATGAACGTGAATTGGAAGAGGAACTGGTGCCTGTAAGGCCTGTCTCCGATATGCCGGATGCGCAGGAAACGCTTCTGGAATCCGCGCCTGTTGCGCAAAGTTCTGAAACGGAGGCGGAGTTGGAATCAGACACGATGCCTGATATCAAGGAACTGGAAGAGGGCTTGCCTCCGGAGGAAGGGGAAGAAGAGCGTGCGGGCCACGGCCTTTTTGCCCGTGTGCGTCCTCTCATTCTGGACGGGGAAGACCTGGATCTGCCTCCCGCTCTGCGGAAAAGGAAACCGGATCCGAGCTGA
- the ftsA gene encoding cell division protein FtsA — protein sequence MAKTKIHVGLEIGTSKTCMVVGEVKPDATVTIIGVGEVPSEGVVRGEIEDTSKVIQCIYDAWNMAQDHADVDIMTVYLSVTGAHIVGQNNRGTFRLPPDESIISQEHMDEVTEIARDVALGPEQFVLHRVPGLFSVDGQENLTNPAGLTGRTLDIDCHIIHGIKSRITNSFRCVREVPLDIADVVFAPIATAQFVLNRQVKQAGALLIDMGAGTTDYVLYLDGQLVASGCVPLGGDHISNDITLMTGIPLAQAELLKKTEGDANSFSGKTNEMVRVRGDGHMKDAAIERNVLNEIIRSRLLEIFNLVKSSLPKDTFKGNRCHGVYLCGGASLMRGVGELASHVFGVAISRPTLVKNGAPSYLDDPRYCTAIGLIRYAQILDAELPQQRSWLGRMLGFFGKKNS from the coding sequence ATGGCTAAGACAAAAATTCACGTAGGGCTTGAGATAGGGACAAGCAAGACTTGCATGGTCGTGGGCGAAGTGAAGCCCGATGCGACCGTGACAATCATCGGCGTGGGTGAGGTTCCTAGCGAGGGCGTGGTTCGCGGAGAGATTGAAGACACTTCCAAGGTCATCCAGTGCATTTACGACGCCTGGAATATGGCCCAGGACCATGCGGACGTGGATATCATGACCGTCTATCTGTCCGTGACGGGGGCTCATATTGTGGGGCAGAACAACCGGGGAACGTTCCGTCTTCCCCCGGATGAAAGCATTATTTCCCAGGAGCATATGGACGAGGTGACGGAAATCGCCCGGGACGTCGCCCTGGGGCCGGAACAATTCGTTCTGCACCGAGTGCCCGGTCTCTTTTCCGTGGACGGGCAGGAAAACCTGACCAATCCCGCCGGCTTGACAGGAAGAACCCTGGACATTGACTGCCATATCATCCACGGAATCAAATCCCGCATTACCAACTCTTTCCGTTGCGTGCGGGAAGTCCCGCTGGATATTGCGGATGTGGTTTTCGCCCCCATTGCCACGGCCCAGTTTGTGCTTAACAGGCAGGTCAAACAGGCAGGCGCCCTGCTTATTGACATGGGTGCGGGCACGACGGACTATGTGCTTTACCTGGACGGCCAGCTTGTGGCCTCCGGATGCGTGCCGCTGGGCGGCGACCACATTTCCAACGACATCACGCTGATGACCGGCATCCCTCTGGCCCAGGCGGAACTGCTCAAGAAGACGGAAGGGGACGCCAACAGCTTTTCCGGGAAAACCAACGAGATGGTGCGCGTGCGTGGAGACGGGCATATGAAGGATGCCGCCATCGAACGCAATGTGCTGAATGAAATCATCCGTTCCCGACTGCTGGAAATTTTCAATCTGGTCAAATCCTCCCTGCCCAAGGACACCTTCAAGGGCAACCGCTGCCACGGCGTTTACCTGTGCGGGGGCGCCAGCCTGATGCGCGGCGTGGGGGAACTGGCCTCCCACGTGTTCGGCGTGGCCATCAGCCGGCCTACGCTGGTTAAAAACGGAGCGCCTTCCTACCTGGATGATCCGCGCTACTGCACGGCCATAGGCCTGATACGGTATGCCCAGATTCTGGATGCCGAGCTGCCGCAGCAGCGCAGCTGGCTGGGACGGATGCTGGGCTTCTTCGGAAAGAAGAACTCCTGA
- a CDS encoding phospho-sugar mutase produces the protein MNILDESLMNAVKEGKLLESSRTNIRLLLDGTKSPIAREAVEELAAAGEWQELNDRFYKTLAFGTGGLRGRTIGNIVTRAEQGNGGVNGRPEYPCVGTACMNYFNVGRAMRGLIIYVNKHVEATDPGRKPRLVIGHDTRHFSRDFAEFCAKIGTDLGCDIYLFDSPRATPEISFAIRELHADSGVVLTASHNPSHDNGFKAYFNDGAQLVPPHDKAVIKEVNSLTSEEYEPLPEDRRGTLHVLDSSFDRIYMDRLKTVLLRPELFNKGGAKIVYSNLHGTGGHIIVPLLKELGCNVQTVAAQDVQDGRFPTVASPNPENPPALALAIEQADASGADIVIATDPDADRMGVAVRGEDGKMHLLTGNQIGSLLAWYRCMSMSDLGIINDSNRSRAVMVKTFVTTGLQDAIGHHFGYEVVNVLTGFKYIAQKLGKYEQAIPAEKREGYRKMSEEQTRALRLEYSRYFVFGGEESYGYLAQDFVRDKDANSAAIIFAELAAYAESIGKSLLELLHELFEQFGVYLEMGKSLVMEGADGAARIAALAASYSSNPPTEVDGVAVSGIRDFSKGDMVDAEGDPIPAEKMIFVDLADGRSFAVRPSGTEPKIKYYLFGHGKPGAPVKEALAKVQASLDSLWTAVEKDAHSRSNG, from the coding sequence ATGAATATACTGGACGAATCCCTGATGAATGCCGTTAAAGAAGGGAAGCTTTTGGAGTCTTCCCGGACCAATATCCGCCTTCTGCTGGATGGTACCAAATCCCCCATAGCGCGCGAGGCCGTAGAAGAATTGGCCGCCGCCGGGGAATGGCAGGAGTTGAACGACCGTTTTTACAAAACGCTGGCCTTCGGCACGGGGGGGCTGCGGGGACGCACCATCGGCAACATCGTCACCCGGGCGGAGCAGGGGAACGGCGGCGTGAACGGCCGGCCGGAATATCCCTGCGTGGGGACCGCCTGCATGAACTACTTCAATGTGGGGCGGGCCATGCGTGGCCTGATCATTTATGTGAACAAACATGTGGAGGCTACGGACCCGGGCAGGAAGCCCCGCCTGGTCATCGGACACGACACGCGCCACTTTTCCCGTGACTTTGCCGAATTCTGCGCAAAAATCGGCACGGACCTGGGATGTGACATTTACCTGTTCGACAGCCCCCGCGCCACTCCTGAAATTTCCTTTGCCATCCGGGAGCTTCATGCGGATTCCGGCGTGGTGCTGACCGCCAGCCACAACCCCTCCCATGACAACGGTTTCAAGGCTTACTTCAATGATGGAGCCCAGCTGGTGCCTCCGCATGACAAGGCCGTGATCAAGGAGGTCAATTCCCTGACTTCCGAAGAATATGAACCGTTGCCGGAAGACCGGCGCGGAACCCTTCATGTGCTGGATTCCTCCTTTGACCGTATTTACATGGACCGCTTGAAAACGGTGCTGCTCCGTCCGGAACTTTTCAACAAGGGGGGAGCTAAAATCGTTTACTCCAACCTCCACGGGACGGGCGGCCATATCATCGTGCCTCTGTTGAAGGAACTGGGCTGCAACGTGCAGACCGTGGCGGCGCAGGATGTGCAGGACGGACGTTTCCCGACGGTTGCTTCCCCCAACCCGGAAAATCCGCCGGCTCTGGCCCTGGCTATTGAACAGGCGGATGCTTCCGGAGCGGACATCGTCATCGCCACGGACCCGGATGCGGACCGCATGGGGGTGGCCGTGCGCGGGGAAGACGGAAAGATGCACCTGCTGACCGGCAACCAGATCGGTTCCCTGCTGGCGTGGTACCGCTGCATGAGCATGTCCGATCTTGGCATCATCAATGACTCCAACCGTTCCCGCGCCGTGATGGTGAAAACCTTTGTGACGACGGGGCTTCAGGACGCCATCGGCCACCACTTCGGTTATGAAGTGGTCAACGTCCTCACGGGGTTCAAGTATATTGCCCAGAAACTCGGTAAATATGAGCAGGCCATTCCGGCGGAAAAACGGGAGGGCTACCGCAAGATGAGCGAAGAACAGACGCGCGCCCTGCGTCTGGAATACAGCCGTTACTTTGTCTTCGGCGGGGAGGAAAGCTACGGCTACCTGGCCCAGGACTTTGTGCGGGACAAGGACGCCAATTCCGCCGCCATCATCTTTGCGGAACTGGCCGCGTATGCGGAAAGCATCGGCAAGAGCCTTCTGGAACTGCTGCATGAACTCTTTGAGCAGTTCGGTGTATATTTGGAAATGGGAAAATCGCTGGTTATGGAAGGCGCGGACGGCGCGGCCAGAATCGCCGCCCTCGCCGCTTCCTATTCCTCCAATCCTCCCACGGAAGTGGACGGCGTAGCCGTCAGCGGCATCCGGGACTTTTCCAAGGGAGACATGGTGGATGCGGAAGGCGATCCCATTCCGGCGGAAAAAATGATTTTCGTAGATTTGGCGGACGGCCGCAGTTTTGCGGTGCGCCCCTCCGGAACGGAACCCAAGATTAAATACTACCTCTTCGGGCACGGGAAACCGGGCGCTCCTGTGAAGGAAGCATTGGCGAAAGTCCAGGCTTCCCTGGATTCCCTGTGGACGGCCGTGGAAAAAGATGCCCACAGCCGTTCCAATGGCTAA
- a CDS encoding ABC transporter ATP-binding protein, producing MLRQFFEYARYLKPVMKLFIAALAAGALAAAASGFGFPLMIAKVFPVVFDNTQIPPELQDMIARLVAPEHMRMAVLLAVCSLLPLVFAVRGIGTFFNVYWISIVSMKVLEAIRLDAFSKLQTLPLSFIDRQKRGDLISRLINDAANVQGGLVVAANDIIKQPLTLLTALAFLVYKVFVDPNTALVLMNLGLIALAIWPIRFFGRRVMKKSKQAQDELGNITAAAQENLASQREIRSYGMQEQQVKLFLGLIQRFFKINLRTVKYRHFLVPVLEMVTALGLGVLLVRGHEMGITKADFTALAAALFMCYDPLKRLGVTLTNLKSAYASLERINYLLKEPDTMPEAVDPVPMGRAAGRLDYDGVSFSYDGARKVLDGINVHIRPGEVVGLVGPSGAGKTTFASLLPRFYDVSSGALRVDGVDVRDASLHDVRKNIAFVSQHPVLFHGTIMENIRLGRQDATDDEVVAAARAAAADGFIMGMPDGYQTMLGDGGSGLSGGQRQRVAIARAFLKDAPILILDEATASLDAESEALIQQELDRLVEGRTALIVAHRFSSIRVATRILVFEGGRIVGDGSHAELYASCPLYRELYDRQSL from the coding sequence ATGTTAAGACAGTTTTTTGAATATGCGCGGTATTTGAAGCCCGTGATGAAGCTGTTCATCGCCGCTCTGGCTGCCGGGGCTCTGGCCGCCGCCGCCAGCGGTTTCGGTTTTCCGCTGATGATTGCCAAAGTATTTCCGGTGGTATTCGACAATACACAGATTCCCCCGGAGCTCCAGGACATGATCGCCCGGCTGGTGGCCCCGGAACACATGCGCATGGCGGTGCTGCTGGCCGTATGCTCCCTGCTGCCTCTGGTCTTCGCCGTCCGGGGCATAGGCACGTTCTTCAACGTGTACTGGATCAGCATCGTCAGCATGAAAGTGCTGGAGGCAATCAGGCTGGACGCCTTTTCCAAATTGCAGACGCTGCCCCTTTCCTTCATTGACCGTCAGAAACGGGGGGACCTGATCAGCCGGCTTATCAATGACGCCGCCAACGTGCAGGGGGGGCTGGTGGTTGCGGCCAATGACATCATCAAGCAGCCCCTGACTCTGCTGACCGCCCTTGCCTTCCTGGTGTACAAGGTATTTGTTGATCCGAATACGGCTTTGGTCCTGATGAATCTGGGGCTGATTGCGCTGGCCATATGGCCCATTCGCTTTTTCGGCCGCCGCGTGATGAAGAAGTCCAAACAGGCTCAGGACGAACTGGGCAATATTACGGCCGCCGCCCAGGAGAATTTGGCCTCCCAGCGTGAAATCCGTTCCTACGGAATGCAGGAACAGCAGGTAAAACTTTTCCTGGGGCTGATTCAGCGTTTTTTCAAAATCAATCTCAGAACGGTGAAGTACAGGCACTTCCTGGTTCCCGTGCTGGAAATGGTGACGGCGCTGGGCCTGGGCGTTTTGCTGGTAAGGGGACATGAAATGGGCATCACCAAGGCTGATTTCACTGCTTTGGCCGCCGCCCTGTTCATGTGTTACGACCCTCTCAAACGGCTGGGCGTGACGCTCACCAATTTGAAGAGCGCTTATGCTTCCCTGGAGCGCATCAATTACCTCCTGAAAGAACCGGATACCATGCCGGAGGCCGTTGATCCCGTTCCTATGGGCCGCGCCGCCGGCCGCCTGGATTATGACGGCGTTTCCTTTTCCTATGACGGCGCCCGCAAGGTGCTGGACGGCATCAACGTGCATATCCGCCCCGGGGAAGTAGTGGGGCTGGTAGGGCCCAGCGGCGCCGGAAAGACGACATTTGCCAGCCTCCTTCCCAGGTTTTATGACGTTAGTTCCGGAGCCCTGCGCGTGGATGGCGTGGATGTGAGGGACGCTTCCCTGCATGATGTGCGCAAGAATATCGCCTTCGTCTCCCAGCACCCCGTCCTGTTCCACGGCACCATTATGGAAAATATCCGTCTGGGACGTCAGGACGCTACGGATGATGAGGTGGTGGCCGCGGCGCGCGCCGCGGCTGCGGACGGTTTCATCATGGGCATGCCGGACGGCTATCAAACCATGCTTGGCGACGGAGGCAGCGGATTGTCCGGAGGCCAGCGGCAGCGTGTAGCGATTGCCCGCGCTTTCCTGAAGGATGCTCCCATTCTGATTCTGGATGAAGCCACCGCGTCCCTGGATGCGGAAAGCGAGGCCCTGATCCAGCAGGAACTGGACCGGCTGGTGGAGGGAAGGACGGCGCTTATTGTGGCCCACCGTTTCAGTTCCATCCGCGTGGCGACGCGCATTCTGGTGTTTGAGGGCGGTCGCATCGTCGGGGACGGTTCCCATGCAGAGCTTTATGCCTCTTGCCCGTTGTACCGGGAGCTGTATGATCGCCAGTCCCTCTAA